One stretch of Amycolatopsis sp. NBC_00345 DNA includes these proteins:
- a CDS encoding SDR family oxidoreductase yields MSTSFEGSKVLVVGRGSGIARATVLAVRAAGAEVVVAGRDGEKLAAAYDDPGISAETVDLTDEASVAALGERLGRVDHVVSTASARARGQIGDLAPETVLLSFSTKVVGPILLAKHLAPRMPEDGSFVLFSGSSAQKPSIGMLAVAATNGAVDVLTRSLAVELAPIRVNAVSPGTIDTGAYDALGEEKKAALFAQRSASSPARRIGTPDDIADAVVFALASPFLTGVSLSLDGGEPLV; encoded by the coding sequence ATGTCCACATCCTTTGAGGGAAGCAAAGTCCTGGTCGTCGGACGCGGCAGCGGCATCGCCAGGGCGACCGTGCTCGCGGTCCGCGCCGCCGGTGCGGAGGTGGTCGTGGCCGGCCGCGACGGCGAGAAGCTCGCGGCGGCCTACGACGATCCCGGCATCTCGGCCGAGACGGTCGACTTGACCGACGAAGCGAGCGTCGCGGCCCTCGGCGAACGGCTGGGCCGGGTCGACCACGTCGTGTCCACCGCGTCGGCGCGCGCCCGCGGCCAGATCGGGGACCTCGCTCCGGAGACCGTCCTGCTTTCCTTCAGCACCAAGGTCGTCGGCCCGATCCTGCTGGCGAAGCACCTGGCCCCGCGGATGCCCGAGGACGGCTCGTTCGTGCTCTTCTCCGGCTCCTCGGCCCAGAAGCCCTCGATCGGCATGCTCGCGGTCGCGGCGACCAACGGCGCGGTCGACGTCCTCACCCGCTCGCTCGCCGTGGAACTGGCGCCGATCCGCGTCAACGCCGTCTCGCCGGGCACGATCGACACCGGCGCGTACGACGCGCTCGGCGAGGAGAAGAAGGCCGCGCTGTTCGCCCAGCGGTCCGCCAGCAGCCCGGCGCGCCGCATCGGCACGCCCGACGACATCGCGGACGCTGTGGTGTTCGCCCTGGCCAGCCCGTTCCTGACCGGTGTTTCGCTGAGCCTCGACGGCGGCGAGCCACTGGTGTGA
- a CDS encoding alpha/beta fold hydrolase: MTAVHHRYATVRGQELFYREAGPADAPVIVLLHGFPTSSFMFRNLIPELAVRYHVIAPDHLGFGLSAAPPADEFGYTFDALTELTAGLLDQLGVTRYAIYVQDYGAPIGWRLALADPKVVTAIVTQNGNGYDAGFVEGFWKNVWAYQREQTPETEAKIRGALSLESTRSQYLTGEPDKSLVSPDTWHHDFALLSRPGNDAIQLALFRDYATNSPLYPALHEYLRTTLPPVLAVWGRGDPIFGPEGARAFAEDVPDAEIHLLDGGHFLLESAGDEVAQLILGFLGRV, translated from the coding sequence ATGACCGCCGTTCACCACCGTTACGCGACCGTCCGGGGCCAGGAGCTGTTCTACCGGGAGGCCGGCCCCGCCGACGCGCCGGTGATCGTGCTCCTGCACGGCTTCCCGACCAGCTCGTTCATGTTCCGGAACCTGATCCCGGAGCTGGCCGTCCGCTATCACGTCATCGCGCCGGACCACCTGGGCTTCGGGCTGTCCGCGGCCCCGCCGGCCGACGAGTTCGGCTACACCTTCGACGCGCTGACCGAGCTGACCGCCGGGCTGCTGGACCAGCTGGGCGTGACGAGGTACGCCATCTACGTCCAGGACTACGGCGCCCCGATCGGCTGGCGGCTCGCGCTGGCCGACCCGAAGGTCGTCACGGCGATCGTCACGCAGAACGGCAACGGCTACGACGCCGGCTTCGTCGAGGGCTTCTGGAAGAACGTGTGGGCCTACCAGCGCGAGCAGACCCCCGAGACCGAAGCGAAGATCCGTGGCGCGCTGAGCCTGGAGAGCACTCGGTCGCAGTACCTCACCGGGGAGCCGGACAAGAGCCTGGTCAGCCCCGACACCTGGCACCACGACTTCGCGCTGCTCTCGCGGCCGGGCAACGACGCCATCCAGCTGGCCCTGTTCCGCGACTACGCGACCAACTCGCCGCTGTACCCGGCGCTGCACGAGTACCTGCGCACCACCCTTCCCCCGGTGCTGGCGGTGTGGGGCCGGGGCGACCCGATCTTCGGGCCCGAAGGCGCCCGCGCGTTCGCCGAGGACGTCCCGGACGCCGAGATCCACCTGCTCGACGGCGGGCACTTCCTGCTGGAGAGCGCGGGTGACGAGGTCGCCCAGCTGATTCTCGGCTTCCTCGGCCGCGTCTGA
- a CDS encoding TIGR03560 family F420-dependent LLM class oxidoreductase, whose translation MAELAVGAWLSPGWATEDVLAVAGEVEQAGYDSVWVADHFMMNSGTEAVAEPALHECFSLLAALAAAVPRVRLGSLVAGMTYRHPAVLANIAATIDNLSGGRLVLGVGAGWQLNEHAAYGIELGTVRERIDRFEEGLTVLRGLLTEPRTTFKGEYYTVTDAPRTPVVRPRVPILIGASGERRMLGIVAEHADEWNTWSDPEVFAQKSAVLDQHCERIGRDPRSIRRTTQAVLTVGDVDAQPGRFVLGGSVAQLVDTIGRWREAGLDELFVPTFGPPDEARELYSLLQKEVLPQVR comes from the coding sequence GTGGCGGAGCTGGCGGTCGGGGCGTGGCTGAGCCCTGGGTGGGCGACCGAGGACGTGCTCGCGGTGGCGGGCGAGGTCGAGCAGGCGGGGTACGACAGCGTCTGGGTGGCGGACCACTTCATGATGAACTCCGGGACCGAAGCGGTCGCAGAGCCGGCGCTGCATGAGTGCTTCAGCCTGCTGGCCGCGCTGGCGGCGGCGGTGCCGAGGGTGCGGCTGGGCAGCCTGGTCGCCGGCATGACCTACCGGCACCCGGCCGTGCTGGCGAACATCGCGGCGACCATCGACAACCTCAGCGGCGGCCGGCTGGTGCTCGGCGTCGGCGCGGGCTGGCAGCTGAACGAGCACGCCGCGTACGGCATCGAGCTCGGCACCGTCCGCGAGCGCATCGACCGGTTCGAGGAAGGCCTGACCGTGCTCCGCGGCCTGCTGACCGAGCCGCGGACCACGTTCAAGGGCGAGTACTACACGGTCACCGACGCGCCGCGGACGCCCGTCGTCCGTCCCCGCGTGCCGATCCTGATCGGTGCCTCCGGCGAGCGCCGCATGCTGGGCATCGTCGCCGAGCACGCCGACGAGTGGAACACCTGGTCCGACCCCGAGGTCTTCGCCCAGAAGTCCGCGGTCCTCGACCAGCACTGCGAACGCATCGGCCGCGACCCGCGGTCCATCCGCCGCACCACGCAGGCGGTGCTGACAGTCGGCGACGTGGACGCCCAGCCGGGGCGCTTCGTCCTCGGCGGATCCGTGGCGCAGCTCGTGGACACCATCGGCCGCTGGCGCGAGGCCGGCTTGGACGAGCTGTTCGTCCCGACGTTCGGCCCACCGGACGAGGCTCGTGAGCTGTATTCCTTGCTGCAGAAGGAGGTTCTGCCGCAGGTGCGGTGA
- a CDS encoding YncE family protein has translation MTRPHLGDRLAVVSQSGPTVTLFDAVTHRAETVLTVPAQPHELCFDAEHRLLYCTNSYLDGYYGHNAGPNHELTVIDPDAGRIVEVIDLSPEHGPHGLALDPARQLLYVSVEAGPAGPGGVVVLDTTTRKVLRRIDTLAPGPHWFVIDPDGKLGYAANKEAPFVTVVELATGAVVDKISVSGSEGIAVSPDGSTVAVAAQHADLTHRAVAPSIALIDTRSGALVRTLPTEYAVHPVHWTATGVLLAGEVRTAADTGTASDGGSFAQMPTGQLAVWAGPSAAEVERVGTVEVGAMPLTLTSSPDGARAYLANVITSTVSVVDLADPARPTVVDTLDVPRAGEPGAHGMAYITGA, from the coding sequence ATGACCCGTCCTCACCTCGGCGACCGCCTGGCCGTGGTCAGCCAGAGCGGACCGACCGTCACCCTGTTCGACGCCGTCACCCACCGGGCCGAAACGGTGCTGACGGTGCCGGCCCAGCCGCACGAGCTGTGCTTCGACGCCGAGCACCGCCTGCTCTACTGCACCAACAGCTACCTCGACGGCTACTACGGCCACAACGCCGGCCCCAACCACGAGCTCACCGTCATCGACCCGGACGCGGGCCGGATCGTCGAGGTGATCGACCTGTCCCCCGAGCACGGCCCGCACGGGCTGGCCCTCGACCCGGCCCGGCAGCTGCTCTACGTCAGTGTCGAAGCCGGTCCCGCGGGCCCCGGCGGCGTGGTCGTCCTCGACACGACCACCCGCAAAGTGCTGCGCCGCATCGACACTCTCGCCCCCGGCCCGCACTGGTTCGTGATCGACCCGGACGGGAAACTCGGCTACGCGGCCAACAAGGAGGCGCCGTTCGTCACCGTGGTCGAGCTGGCCACCGGCGCGGTGGTCGACAAGATCTCCGTGTCCGGGAGCGAGGGCATCGCGGTCAGCCCGGACGGCTCGACCGTGGCGGTGGCCGCGCAGCACGCCGACCTGACGCACCGGGCCGTCGCCCCCTCGATCGCGCTGATCGACACCCGCAGTGGCGCGCTCGTCCGGACCCTGCCCACGGAGTACGCCGTCCACCCCGTGCACTGGACGGCCACCGGCGTGCTGCTGGCCGGTGAGGTGCGGACCGCGGCCGACACCGGGACCGCCTCGGACGGCGGATCCTTCGCGCAGATGCCCACCGGGCAGCTGGCGGTGTGGGCGGGCCCGTCGGCGGCCGAGGTCGAACGCGTGGGCACCGTGGAGGTCGGCGCGATGCCGCTGACCCTGACCTCGTCCCCCGACGGCGCGCGGGCCTACCTCGCGAACGTCATCACCTCGACCGTCAGCGTGGTGGACCTGGCCGACCCGGCGCGTCCCACCGTCGTCGACACCCTGGACGTGCCGCGGGCCGGGGAGCCGGGCGCGCACGGGATGGCCTACATCACCGGCGCCTGA
- a CDS encoding alpha/beta fold hydrolase, whose product MNPLSRRAFGKTVGAASLVSVPGLRPVQLGLGPVRHVRTDLLDLAYHEVGPPRGDVVLLGHGWPYSPHAYAEVAPRLARQGFRVLVPYLRGHGETRFLAAGTVRSGQQAALAADMVAFLDAMGVERAVFGGYDWGGRALVAAAALWPERCRALVAVNSYLVQNLDPRVINGKPDLPGTESAHWYFYYFLTERGRSALTTYRRELLDVVWRRNSPDWPFTAADLDRAVAVTANPDYADIVLHCYRVRLAAAPGDPRYDALESRLLGQPPITVPAVTLDGLSDGSYPATDGTSSAGHFAGPRVHHRVPGAGHNLPQEKPRAFADAVEEAVRL is encoded by the coding sequence ATGAATCCCCTTTCCCGGCGTGCCTTCGGCAAAACGGTGGGCGCGGCTTCCCTGGTGAGCGTGCCCGGCCTGCGGCCAGTCCAGCTCGGGCTCGGCCCGGTGCGCCACGTCCGCACCGACCTGCTGGACCTCGCCTACCACGAGGTCGGCCCACCCCGCGGCGACGTGGTGCTGCTCGGCCACGGCTGGCCGTACAGCCCGCACGCCTACGCCGAAGTCGCGCCGAGGCTGGCGCGGCAGGGATTCCGGGTGCTGGTGCCGTATCTGCGTGGGCACGGGGAGACCCGGTTCCTCGCCGCGGGCACCGTCCGCTCCGGTCAGCAGGCCGCGCTGGCCGCGGACATGGTCGCGTTCCTCGACGCGATGGGCGTCGAACGGGCGGTGTTCGGCGGTTACGACTGGGGTGGCCGGGCGCTCGTCGCGGCCGCCGCGCTGTGGCCGGAACGCTGCCGCGCGCTGGTGGCGGTCAACAGTTACCTGGTGCAGAACCTAGACCCGCGGGTGATCAACGGCAAACCCGACCTGCCCGGCACGGAGTCGGCGCACTGGTACTTCTACTACTTCCTCACCGAGCGCGGCCGCAGCGCGCTGACCACCTACCGGCGGGAGCTGCTCGACGTGGTGTGGCGCCGCAATTCGCCGGACTGGCCCTTCACCGCCGCCGACCTCGATCGCGCCGTGGCGGTCACGGCCAATCCCGATTACGCGGACATCGTCCTGCACTGCTACCGGGTCCGCCTGGCTGCGGCGCCGGGCGACCCGCGTTACGACGCGCTGGAGAGCCGCCTGCTCGGGCAGCCGCCGATCACCGTGCCCGCGGTGACGCTCGACGGGCTGTCCGACGGCAGCTACCCGGCCACCGACGGCACGTCGTCCGCCGGGCACTTCGCGGGACCCCGGGTGCACCACCGCGTGCCGGGCGCCGGGCACAACCTGCCGCAGGAGAAACCTCGGGCCTTCGCCGACGCCGTCGAGGAGGCGGTCCGGCTCTGA
- a CDS encoding erythromycin esterase family protein — MSQDIRDFTPASCDLLGFGEPAHAEPAFGWVRNELFDRLAGAGFRSIALETDRVAALAVNDFVQDGAGTLDAVLSEGFSHEFGALETNRALVAWMREYNKNRPAEEKLAFHGFDAPTEMMSAPSPRRYLEHARDYLGRDLDIASLAGEDERWSRTEAVLDPAMSPGATPEAERLRTIADDLLTALYLRAPELVAATSRAEWLRARTHLTGGLDLLRYHKQSSERLERNERISRMSAVRDALMARNLLDIREIEARRGPTLVFAHNLHLQRSPSHWGLNELKLNWLGAGAIVASLVDDRYAFIAGSLGRSVTLGLQPPAADTYEGLLQTDAAWSLTKATAAADARTRTDIIVEQGYFPLTEATLNGADAVLHISDASLSRS, encoded by the coding sequence ATGAGTCAAGACATTCGAGACTTCACCCCGGCGTCCTGTGACCTCCTTGGCTTCGGCGAGCCGGCCCACGCGGAACCGGCCTTCGGCTGGGTCCGCAACGAGCTGTTCGACCGGCTGGCCGGCGCCGGCTTCCGGTCCATCGCACTGGAGACCGACCGGGTGGCCGCCCTCGCCGTGAACGACTTCGTCCAGGACGGAGCAGGCACCCTCGACGCCGTGCTGAGCGAGGGCTTCTCCCACGAATTCGGCGCGCTGGAGACCAATCGGGCGCTGGTCGCCTGGATGCGCGAGTACAACAAAAACCGTCCTGCGGAAGAGAAGCTGGCGTTCCACGGCTTCGACGCGCCGACCGAGATGATGAGCGCCCCCAGCCCGCGGCGTTACCTCGAACACGCCCGCGACTACCTGGGCCGCGACCTCGACATCGCGAGCCTGGCCGGCGAGGACGAGCGGTGGAGCCGCACGGAAGCGGTGCTGGACCCGGCGATGTCGCCCGGCGCCACTCCCGAGGCCGAGCGGCTGCGCACGATCGCCGACGACCTGCTCACCGCGCTTTACCTGCGGGCACCGGAACTGGTCGCGGCGACTTCACGCGCCGAGTGGCTGCGGGCCCGGACGCACCTGACCGGCGGGCTCGACCTGCTGCGCTACCACAAGCAGTCGTCGGAGCGGCTCGAGCGCAACGAGCGGATCTCCCGCATGTCCGCCGTCCGGGACGCGCTGATGGCCCGGAACCTCCTCGACATCCGCGAGATCGAAGCGCGGCGGGGCCCGACCCTGGTCTTCGCCCACAACCTCCACCTGCAGCGGAGCCCGAGCCACTGGGGCCTGAACGAGCTGAAGCTCAACTGGCTGGGCGCCGGCGCCATCGTGGCGTCCCTTGTGGACGATCGGTACGCCTTCATCGCGGGCAGCCTCGGCCGGAGCGTCACCCTCGGCCTGCAGCCACCCGCCGCGGACACCTATGAGGGCCTCCTGCAGACCGACGCCGCCTGGTCCCTGACGAAGGCCACCGCGGCCGCGGACGCCCGTACCCGCACCGACATCATCGTGGAACAGGGCTACTTCCCGCTCACCGAGGCAACCCTGAACGGCGCCGACGCGGTGCTGCACATCAGCGACGCGTCTCTTTCGCGCTCCTGA
- a CDS encoding quinone oxidoreductase family protein, with amino-acid sequence MHAAVVRSFSTPPAYDTFPAPVASGEREVLVDVLAAGLHPRVRSAANGSHYTSDGVLPMVPGVDAVGRTPEGELLYFIVDGDAPGTMADQAVVDRSRAVTLPPGTDPAAVAAAMNPGMSSWIALRRRVAFRPGGSVLVLGATGNAGQLAVQIAKHLGAARVVGAGRDPERLDLLKTLGADEVVRLGDDEPDAADRLASAAADVDVVIDYLWGRPTEQAMPALLTARADRAKALSWVQIGSMAGSDITLPSALLRAGNLTILGSGQGSVTAAGIIAELPSLAAEITAGTFAVDAVPMPLEQVEQAWHTPTAPGQRIVLTP; translated from the coding sequence ATGCACGCCGCCGTAGTCCGCTCCTTCAGTACGCCGCCCGCTTACGACACCTTCCCGGCGCCCGTCGCGTCGGGCGAGCGGGAGGTGCTGGTGGACGTCCTGGCCGCCGGGCTGCACCCACGGGTCCGCTCCGCCGCGAACGGCAGCCACTACACCTCCGACGGCGTCCTGCCGATGGTCCCGGGCGTCGACGCGGTCGGCCGGACGCCGGAAGGGGAACTGCTCTACTTCATCGTCGACGGCGACGCGCCGGGCACCATGGCCGATCAGGCCGTCGTCGACCGGAGCCGGGCCGTCACACTGCCGCCGGGCACGGACCCGGCCGCGGTGGCGGCGGCGATGAACCCCGGCATGTCCTCGTGGATCGCGCTGCGCCGCCGCGTCGCGTTCCGGCCGGGCGGTTCCGTGCTGGTGCTGGGCGCCACCGGCAACGCGGGGCAGCTCGCCGTGCAGATCGCGAAACACCTCGGTGCCGCCCGTGTGGTCGGTGCGGGCCGCGACCCGGAGCGCCTCGACCTGCTGAAGACCCTCGGCGCCGACGAAGTGGTGCGCCTCGGTGATGACGAGCCGGACGCCGCCGACCGGCTCGCCTCCGCGGCCGCGGACGTCGACGTTGTCATCGACTACCTGTGGGGACGGCCCACCGAGCAGGCCATGCCCGCGCTGCTGACCGCGCGCGCCGACCGGGCGAAGGCGCTGTCCTGGGTGCAGATCGGCTCCATGGCCGGATCGGACATCACGCTGCCCTCGGCCCTGCTGCGCGCGGGGAACCTGACCATCCTGGGCAGCGGCCAGGGTTCGGTGACGGCGGCCGGCATCATCGCCGAACTGCCGTCGCTGGCCGCGGAGATCACGGCTGGAACCTTCGCCGTGGACGCCGTGCCGATGCCGCTGGAGCAGGTCGAGCAGGCGTGGCACACCCCGACCGCGCCGGGGCAGCGCATCGTGCTGACTCCCTGA
- the abc-f gene encoding ribosomal protection-like ABC-F family protein: MPDACIVVSGLSFSWPDDTPVFDRLSFTVPGGRTGLVAPNGAGKTTLLKLIAGELRPSEGSVTADGVLGYLPQSLPLSGELTVAEVMGAAPILRALAAVESGDAAEEHFTTIGTDWDIEERTRAQLDRLGLGAVALDRRLDTLSGGQIVSLGLAAQLLKNPDALLLDEPTNNLDREARHRLYSALDDWHGCLLLVSHDRALLDRMDRIAELDSGEVRFHGGNFTQYELAVEAAREVAEKNIRNAEQDVKREKREMQQARERAARRASNAQRNVGNAGLPKIFAGTMKRNAQESAAKADGTHSSRVSAAKARLDQAERTLRDEQKIVLELPQTAVPAGRTLFLGERLRVNYGDRELFTGDGADLAVRGPERIALTGPNGAGKSTLLRLVHGDLTPGGGELKRAEGRIAYLSQRLDLLDENRTIAENLADAAPAMPPADRMNLLARFLFRGSRVHLPVSVLSGGERLRATLACILFAEPAPQLLLLDEPTNNLDLVSAGQLESALNAYQGAFIVISHDERFLAEIGVARWLRLDDGQLRETAAPE; the protein is encoded by the coding sequence ATGCCCGACGCCTGCATCGTCGTCTCCGGCCTGTCCTTTTCCTGGCCCGACGACACCCCGGTCTTCGACCGGCTGTCCTTCACCGTCCCCGGCGGCCGCACCGGGCTCGTCGCCCCGAACGGCGCCGGGAAGACCACCCTGCTCAAGCTCATCGCGGGCGAGCTGCGGCCGTCCGAGGGCAGCGTCACCGCCGACGGCGTGCTCGGTTACCTCCCGCAGAGCCTGCCGTTGAGCGGCGAGCTGACCGTCGCCGAGGTGATGGGGGCCGCCCCGATCCTGCGGGCGCTGGCGGCGGTCGAATCCGGCGACGCCGCCGAGGAGCACTTCACCACCATCGGCACCGACTGGGACATCGAGGAGCGCACCCGCGCCCAGCTGGACCGGCTGGGGCTCGGCGCGGTCGCCCTCGACCGCCGTCTGGACACGCTGAGCGGCGGCCAGATCGTCTCCCTGGGACTCGCGGCCCAGCTGCTCAAGAACCCGGACGCGCTGCTGCTCGACGAACCCACCAACAACCTGGACCGCGAGGCGCGCCACCGGCTCTACAGCGCGCTCGACGACTGGCACGGCTGCCTGCTCCTGGTCAGCCACGACCGCGCGCTGCTCGACCGGATGGACCGCATCGCCGAGCTGGACAGCGGCGAAGTCCGGTTCCACGGCGGGAACTTCACCCAGTACGAGCTGGCGGTCGAGGCCGCGCGCGAGGTCGCGGAGAAGAACATCCGCAACGCCGAGCAGGACGTCAAACGCGAGAAACGCGAGATGCAGCAAGCTCGCGAGCGCGCGGCCCGCCGGGCGAGCAACGCCCAGCGCAACGTCGGCAACGCCGGTCTGCCCAAGATCTTCGCCGGCACCATGAAGCGCAACGCGCAGGAGTCGGCGGCCAAGGCGGACGGCACGCACTCGTCCCGGGTCAGCGCGGCCAAGGCCCGGCTCGACCAGGCCGAGCGGACGCTGCGCGACGAGCAGAAGATCGTGCTGGAACTGCCGCAGACCGCCGTCCCGGCCGGCCGGACGCTGTTCCTCGGCGAGCGCCTGCGGGTGAACTACGGCGACCGGGAGCTGTTCACCGGCGACGGCGCGGACCTGGCCGTCCGCGGCCCCGAGCGGATCGCGTTGACCGGCCCCAACGGCGCCGGCAAGTCCACCCTGCTGCGCCTGGTCCACGGCGATCTGACCCCTGGCGGCGGGGAGCTGAAACGGGCCGAGGGCCGGATCGCCTACCTGTCCCAGCGCCTCGACCTGCTGGACGAAAACCGCACCATCGCGGAGAACCTGGCCGACGCCGCACCCGCGATGCCGCCCGCCGACCGGATGAACCTGTTGGCGCGCTTCCTGTTCCGCGGCTCCCGGGTGCACCTGCCGGTCAGCGTCCTCTCCGGCGGCGAGCGCCTGCGGGCCACGCTGGCCTGCATCCTGTTCGCCGAGCCGGCACCGCAGCTCCTGCTGCTGGACGAGCCGACGAACAACCTCGACCTGGTCAGCGCCGGCCAGCTGGAGAGCGCGCTCAACGCCTACCAGGGCGCGTTCATCGTGATCAGCCACGACGAGCGTTTCCTGGCCGAAATCGGCGTCGCCCGCTGGCTCCGCCTCGACGACGGGCAGCTGCGGGAGACTGCCGCGCCCGAGTGA
- a CDS encoding tannase/feruloyl esterase family alpha/beta hydrolase, with the protein MKRVAKLIAAAVPLAALVPLTLTAVTPLGPSAPAAQTVSQAEPACATAPLTAPDGAKIESVQAVRQPGGTVSFPETPASGPIRIDDVPAYCQVTVTLTHPGANDHVKVAVTLPETGWTGRLQAVGGSAYTAGDFGAPLVQAVKNGYAGVTTDAGVPLTFLDTTWALTADGKINQPLVTDFATRSVHESAVIGKDVAKRFYSRAVSYAYWTGCSTGGRQGYSEAQNYPADFDGIAANAPAVDWSQFAVATLWPQVVMNQEHDFPANCVLEAFRHAAIRACDPRDGVTDGIIDQPGTCGYDPRALVGTKAFCDGKQFTVTAADADVVRKIWAGPTDEHGRQLWPGLPKGADFSGVAETKVDDNGTPYAPGFQVAVGWVQTFLEKQPGFDTSKITYRQFAGLFRQSVQEYDHVIGTSDPDLSDFRAAGGKLITFIGTADQLIPPGGTLQYRRQVERELGGTQRVNDFYRLFFGPGVSHCQGGGPAPTDQLGALVNWVEHGQAPATLAAATPDGTTTRNLCPYPQASRYTGHGDPAVASSYRCR; encoded by the coding sequence ATGAAACGCGTAGCGAAACTGATAGCCGCGGCCGTGCCGTTGGCCGCCCTCGTGCCCTTGACGCTGACGGCCGTGACGCCGCTCGGCCCGAGCGCCCCGGCGGCGCAGACGGTCAGCCAGGCCGAGCCCGCCTGCGCCACCGCCCCGTTGACGGCCCCGGACGGGGCGAAGATCGAGTCGGTGCAAGCTGTCCGGCAGCCGGGCGGCACCGTCTCGTTCCCGGAGACACCGGCCTCCGGACCGATCCGGATCGACGACGTGCCGGCGTACTGCCAGGTCACCGTCACCCTGACCCACCCGGGCGCGAACGACCACGTCAAGGTCGCGGTGACACTGCCGGAGACCGGGTGGACCGGCCGGCTGCAGGCCGTCGGCGGCAGCGCGTACACCGCCGGCGACTTCGGCGCCCCGCTCGTGCAAGCCGTCAAGAACGGCTACGCCGGGGTCACCACCGACGCCGGCGTGCCGCTGACCTTCCTCGACACCACCTGGGCGCTGACCGCGGACGGCAAGATCAACCAGCCGCTGGTGACCGACTTCGCGACCCGCTCGGTGCACGAATCCGCCGTGATCGGCAAGGACGTGGCGAAGCGGTTCTACAGCCGGGCGGTCTCGTACGCGTATTGGACCGGCTGCTCGACCGGCGGCCGCCAGGGTTATTCCGAGGCGCAGAACTACCCGGCGGACTTCGACGGCATCGCCGCCAACGCCCCGGCGGTCGACTGGTCCCAGTTCGCGGTCGCGACGCTGTGGCCGCAGGTCGTGATGAACCAGGAGCACGACTTCCCGGCCAACTGCGTACTGGAAGCGTTCCGGCACGCCGCGATCCGGGCCTGCGACCCGCGGGACGGCGTGACCGACGGCATCATCGACCAGCCCGGCACCTGCGGCTACGACCCGCGTGCGCTGGTGGGCACCAAGGCGTTCTGCGACGGCAAGCAGTTCACCGTGACCGCCGCCGACGCCGACGTCGTCCGCAAGATCTGGGCCGGCCCGACCGACGAGCACGGCCGGCAGCTGTGGCCCGGGCTCCCGAAGGGCGCGGACTTCAGCGGGGTGGCCGAGACGAAGGTGGACGACAACGGCACGCCGTACGCCCCGGGCTTCCAGGTGGCTGTCGGCTGGGTGCAGACGTTCCTCGAGAAGCAGCCCGGCTTCGACACCTCGAAGATCACCTACCGCCAGTTCGCCGGCCTGTTCCGCCAGTCGGTCCAGGAGTACGACCACGTGATCGGCACTTCCGACCCCGACCTGTCGGATTTCCGGGCGGCCGGCGGCAAGCTGATCACCTTCATCGGCACCGCCGACCAGCTCATCCCGCCCGGCGGCACGCTGCAGTACCGCCGGCAGGTGGAGCGGGAGCTGGGCGGCACCCAGCGGGTGAACGACTTCTACCGCCTGTTCTTCGGCCCCGGCGTCTCGCACTGCCAGGGCGGCGGCCCGGCCCCGACGGACCAGCTCGGCGCGCTGGTGAACTGGGTCGAGCACGGCCAGGCACCGGCCACCCTGGCCGCCGCCACCCCGGACGGGACCACGACGCGCAACTTGTGCCCGTACCCGCAGGCCTCGCGGTACACCGGCCACGGCGACCCCGCCGTCGCCTCGAGTTACCGCTGCCGCTGA
- a CDS encoding TioE family transcriptional regulator, giving the protein MFTFKPAGLAREHGISAQAVRNYERDGFLPPAQRTPSGYRIYTEVHAAALRAYLALIPAYGHSTAGRIMGALTVGDVDGALTAVDHGHYQLLRDRETLEAVREAVDDLTAEPDATPDRAARTIGELARRLRVTPATVRNWEGAGILVPARDPATGYRVYRATDVRDAELAHLLRRGGYPLERIATVVQQVRTAGGTARLSSALDDWQRKLTEQGRAMLDAATRLSAYLGLIEPG; this is encoded by the coding sequence GTGTTCACCTTCAAACCGGCCGGCCTCGCGCGGGAGCACGGCATCTCGGCCCAGGCGGTCCGCAACTACGAGCGTGACGGCTTCCTCCCGCCCGCCCAGCGCACCCCCAGCGGCTACCGGATCTACACCGAGGTGCACGCGGCGGCGTTGCGCGCCTACCTCGCGCTGATCCCGGCGTACGGGCATTCGACCGCCGGCCGGATCATGGGCGCGCTCACCGTCGGCGACGTCGACGGCGCGCTCACGGCCGTCGACCATGGCCACTACCAGCTGCTCCGCGACCGGGAGACCCTCGAAGCGGTGCGCGAGGCGGTGGACGACCTGACGGCGGAGCCCGATGCCACCCCGGATCGAGCGGCCCGGACCATCGGCGAACTCGCGCGCCGGCTCCGGGTCACCCCGGCGACCGTGCGCAACTGGGAGGGCGCCGGCATCCTCGTGCCCGCCCGGGACCCGGCCACCGGATACCGCGTCTATCGCGCCACCGACGTCCGCGACGCCGAACTCGCGCACCTCCTCCGCCGCGGCGGCTACCCGCTGGAGCGCATCGCCACCGTGGTCCAGCAGGTCCGCACGGCCGGCGGCACCGCCCGCCTGTCCAGCGCCCTGGACGACTGGCAGCGCAAGCTCACCGAGCAGGGGCGGGCCATGCTCGACGCGGCCACCCGGCTCAGCGCCTACCTGGGCCTGATCGAGCCCGGCTGA